The Clarias gariepinus isolate MV-2021 ecotype Netherlands chromosome 12, CGAR_prim_01v2, whole genome shotgun sequence region TGAAATAAACGGAGGAACTGGTAACTGCACCATGAATGGATACGAGatagaaaagcattttaaagtcaAAAGTATACAACCACTGCCAAGTGAGAAGGGTATGACgactttttaatttatactAAATTTACTATTATCAATGTACAATTCTTTAGAAATTAAATGATATTATTTCTGTTTAGAAGCCGTAACACCAAAGAAAAATGATTCTGAGGTAAGAGACacaactgtgaattataatcatcttataaaatattatgaggtaacaaaatgtttaaaagcactACACTTTTATCTCAATAGCCCACAGAACAGCCGGATGCAGATTCCAACATGACATTGATCGCCGTCTTGGCATCATGCGGTGCACTGGCTCTTATCCTGATTGCGTTTGCTGTGTATTGCAGCTACCATCGCTTATCCTACAGGAAAAACCAGGTAAGACGCTAAGAACAACGACTTCCCAACGTACATCTGTTTAAGGATGAAAAAAGTATACCGACATATACAAACATCTCAACTTTCAGACctcatttacttttaaatacagCTTAAAGaatatcaaaaaataaaaaaatacatgactGTGGCCAATGTTtgtctacatttattttaaaaatgtttttttttttttttcgttaaatgctttaaaaattttatagcCATTTAGTTTTTTCATCCACATCTTTTAGGCCATCTTTTACATTATGcactatttttcatttatttattttatttatttattttatgttgggAACTAATTGCATAATTACGCTTTCTTTTTCTACATTCCTTTACAACTTTGctttcatctttctgtctggTCTGCCTTAATTCCACTTGGGAGCTGAAATATTTGGCTATTTTTGTTCAGTTAATCCAAATGATCTGGCTCACTACAAATTAAGCCAATTTTCTACCTCTAGAAATTAAATTCTACCGAATAGTATTTATTCGTACAATCATACAAGTACTTTATGTTTTTCTTATACTTTCGCTACCAGTAAATTTGTGGCACTAGTTTTTAAGAGAACATGGTTTGAAATAAACAGTAAAGAGAAAaggtgtacagtatttgtataaGAAACTCCTATAgtttcaacatacagtattagttGAACAACGTGTACtgcaaactaaaacaaaatactGACTGCACCTTTAAGGCCAATGTCCATGACTTTACAGCAACACCTGACTGAAGAGCTGCAGACGGTTGAGAACGGGTACCACGACAACCCGACACTGGAAGTGATGGAGGTGCAGCCGGAGGTGCAGGAGAAGAAGTTGCCGCTGGAAAAGAAGTTGGTGCTGAATGGAGAGTTTAATGACAGCTGGATTGTTCCCTTTGACAACCTTGGCAAAGACGACATACCAGATGAGGAGGAGGACACACACCTGTAAAGCGTGCAAGCCCATCAGCTTTCTGATCATTTTACAAAACAGACTTTCACTGAAACAGACTGTGTAAAAATATACCATCTTGAATGGCCAAATAGCAAATGGACTACAGGGTTCCCTTATGTTTTCTGTTAAATAAGCAGTATTGCTAATAAGGCACATTAgtgaggggggaggggggggggggtgtctctAAAGGGAACTTAATGGGAGATTTTCAAAGATGTTGTTCATGTTAAACAGGCTGTAGTTGGGCCACAGtggttttcagtttaatttcaCAAACCAGGTCCACAAGAttgtattttaaagatttttccaCATATTGTTTCTCacacagcccccccccccccaccaccacttATAATACTTCAGAGAAATGTACACTGCTGCACCTGTACATAGTGTTGTTTGTTAAAGTGTTTAGTTTGATGAGTATTAATTTTTACCACAAGACCAATGGATAAAGTGTTGTTCATCCTGGCTTTAGACTGCGCATAGACTGTTCATGCATCATCATATGATTATTTGTGTTCAAGATGTATCTCGTAATGAAATTCTGAGCTGAATCTTTCAGCGGTTTAtgaattttcacttttcatacattacccacaatgctccTGCAAACAGCTCAGCCTCTAAAGCTTGAAGTTAAGCATCATCACAGAACGAGTCGGCATCCTGTAGGTCTCTGCAAACGAGAGCTAAATATTCATGGAAGTAATGAAAATACAGGATCCACCAAATAAAAATGGCTGTCTACCAGAACTGCTGAACACACCATAATGTTATTCCTTaggaacatatatatatatatatatatatatatatatatatatataaaacgttGTTCAGGGTAAGATTTGTTTTTTCCAAAACATGAAGGTGTAAATCATAACGCAAGACAATGATTAAAGCACTTTCTAAAATAGATTAGAATAGACAATAGGTTTTGTCCTTAAAAACACAGCTTTAGACTTACTGTAACACCCTGTTTCCTATCAAAATGTCCAGGTCCTCAAGTGATGGTTTGCTAAAAAATTTCctgtttctcattttttaacataatatttcttaaatatttatatggCCTCTAAATGTCTgtctttaatttacattatattattttgtgtgtatgttataTTCTGTGTTAGAACTTTACCTTTTAGATAAGGTAAAAAACAGGAGTCTGATACACTGGAAATTCActgctgttttttgtttatcacttattttttttgtgaccaTGGAATAAAATATGTCCATACAGAAAAAGGTCTTATTTCACAAACATGCCTCAATCAGAAAGTCTTCAGTTTAACACAAAAAAGacactttttagaaaaaaaaaatgaacaaaatacaATCTTTATTCATTATGTACATTACATACAatgcttttgtttaaagtattttcTACACATTCATGTCTGCCACAGTGTAGTGTTCACATGTTCCAATATCCTCACTCAGAAGGTGAGAAAGGAGGAAGAAGTGAGATGTTTTCAAGAgggaagaatttaaaaaaagagggaTATAAAAAGAGTCCAAACTGATAGGTTTTATAAAAAGGTACTCCAATtgtgtttttcctcttttacaGTTTTAACAATCCACATGTTTTAACTTCTTCCTGGCACAAAACCCAAAATTATTAAATGACTCGTGCAGCAGCGCTAATTGTACTCAAGCCTAGGAGAAACACATTCTAGGATTTAATTGGGAAAATGGAGGCTATGAATGGGGAAAATGAATGTAACCCGGACACTACAAACTCGGTTTGACAGTGGAAATTAAACTGACTGACTGTAAATATGTGTTAAACGTTCTACAGACAATGGTCTTGAGTGCTGGATTTTGAAGCTGTGTCATAAAGGTTAAGGCAAGAACCCTCACTTGTATTCTGTTCATATTATGTAAAGGATGTGTTCCTCTGTTGATCTGATTGACCAGCCACCTTTTATTAATATACCGCCAACATCCTTCCTAACTTAACACAAATAAAGCCAACATGATGTCCAAATATATTATGCCTTCAGGGGGCAAACCTTCAAAATCAGGCCATTAGTAATACTTTAAATAGGAAatcttatatacacacacacacacatacatgtatacatggctatatttacacactacatcTTATGGAAGACGACCTCCAAGTAACATTCTTACGTGTTCAGTAGTGCCGCAACAGGATTCCTAAAATCATAAGACATACGGCATTGCAGTATCAAGTACCTTTATTCCCCGAGACTCGGTGGATGAGAGCTagcctcaacacacacacacacacacacacacacacatatctatatatctatatctatatatatagacacacacatgaacacacaactaGCGATGGACCATCACAGGGCATTGACCCTTTCTGGGTCAGTGGACTATTTCACACTGTGGGAATTTGTGAGCACTGATCCTataattttctggatttttactGCATTGTTCTTGAGAAATAAATTTTGGCTTGCTTTTAGACGGAGATAAAGATGCACGATATTGCTCTGGCACAAACGGGGAAAGGAAATAAGCCTTTTCGTACCAGTGAGGAGAGAATTTCATTTGGAGCACATCCGATTAAATTGTCACTAAAACTGTGTGACAGCagaatactctttttttttttttttttcctgtatagTAATTGCCCTATTACTATAAAAGCAGCAGGTTCAGAATGAGGCCATTTCTTAAAACCTATTTTCCAGAGAAATGAACAGCAAACAaggacacatttacacattttccatCTTGTAAGCGTAGAAATTAAGAGTGCAAACTTGCCATGCAATCACACGCCTCTTTATTTGGCAAAAATGTTGCAAAGCGCAGGTAAATGGTTCAAATCAAAGCCCACATTAAATAAACTTACTGCTTTCAGCACCGGTCTGCGAGACATAAAGACCGATATTACAGCCATGCCCATCGTCTCTACGGCACTCTTTACTATACTGAGCGTTAAATCTTGATTAACGTGAATAAAGATGAAAGCTGAGCTACTGTAGATCTGAAACTGCCTgaaataaaagaggaaaaacaaagTGAGTTTTGGATTTGTGGATTTGACCTTCTTCAGACACCTTCTAAGAGGAAAGATAAATGTGCACACGTGCTGCAGACACTTCAGGGACTTCAATTCAGAGTAACTTCAAAGTTAGGTGAATAAATTAAAGAATATTACAGTACGCAGGTATATTCCAGTATTGTTATTTTGGTTAAATTACCATCAAGGGTAGTTCTAAATATTTTCCTGCATGTAAAGAAATCATATTTGGTCAGCATGGTGATTCTGAAGTGCATGTAGAAAAATAACTTCTGTTTGCAGTTGGACAAGTCTTCGAGGCATGAGCAGTGACGGAATAGATTGCAGTGGGCGTGGCTACAGGGTAATAAGGTCGACGAGGTTACCCTTGGGTGGGGTCATGTTGTCTGGGAAGAAGTTTACCAGTGTGTCAAAAAGCTGTGTTCGCTGGGCGTACGTCTGATCGACATCTGAAAAGCCTGAAACATTGACgagagttaaaaaataaaataaaaaataaagctgcATTTGCAATGTTATATTCTCTACTGCTGTAGTATGACAAGTATGACTTACCTAGTGGGATGAAGTCTGAGCTAGTCTTGAAGAGTGCTGAGGGCAGGAGCTGAAACTGTACAGCACagtcattaaaattattaatcaatGTTTACACTCATCATCCATCTACACACCTGCACATTCAGGCAACCATTTAccattcaataaataaatcatgtgatgttttatgtttaactGTGCCTAATGCAACATCCTTTTCTTGATATACCGAAGAAGAATTTAAATGTGTGTCGTCTTCTGCTGCTGTCTCAAGGTTGAGTTTACCGAGATGCTTTTCTCCACAGTAGTTATACAAGTTAATTGCCTTACTGCTCATAATAACCTTCCACCTAAGATGTTTCCACCTGCAGAACTGCTTCAAACTGGCTGTTTTTGTACCTTTATTTGTAAACTCTAGAGTTGGCCGGTGATCAGCGGTTTCTGAAGCACGTCATCATTCTGATGTTTTGATGTGAACACTAATTGATCCTCTTCACCTATAGCGACATGAGCTCATGAGAAGCTGAGTGGATATTTTCATAAACAATTAGTATAGTATAGCATGCATGCAGTTGCCTTTACAGCTTGGCCGTGATCCACCTCCAGCAGTCTGTTGTCTGGACTACTGCCATGTTATTTATTTCAACCTTATTGCTAGCTTTGTGCCCTTGAATTTATAAATGCCAGAGAAGTGTTGTGTGTACAGATGTTTCCAGCAGAGAGTTAAAGACTAATACATTCATTTGTTCTGTAAACAATCGCTGCTGAGTCTGAGGCAGACCACAGATCCAGGGGGAAATTATTAAATTGCCGTGTTCAATACATCTAACCCAAGGCACTGTTTATGTGCTTTTGATGGGTTCCtctcttatattttattaatcctCTGACAACTAAAAAGATGTCTGATCTTTTTCTATATTGTAAGTGAATGCCAATATTAACTTTGGGACCGTAAACTGATCAGTTTTTCCTTACAAGCACCTTCATGTAGACAGAATTAATTTGCCAGTCCGATGTTTGTCCTTTACCCCTGCTTTTAAGTTAATTTCGCTCCTAATGAGGTTTATTTCATTAATccaatacaggtagtccccaacttaaGAACAAGTTCCATTCCGAAAGCACGttcataagtcggatttgttcttaagtctgacaaagtgagtcgcatacacctttgaaaagaatataCAATGCAAAAGATACCACTAGACTTGACTAAATCAAATGCAACAATGCTGTCTCTGTGCCTTAAAATCTCGAAGGAAATCCCAGATGCTATTTTTTCTCAGAACTGTTTTCCAcggtattggactgtgaactctgttttgttgaggatttttcaAAACTAGGATTATTCTCCatcaggacagacattttcaaTCATTGTACTTCTGGACTAATTAATTTGTTAGGCACACGCACATACAATACACTGGTCtagatattttatacattcacttacatactaaaaatattgtatataatcatAAATATGAGGTACAGCCATTTCTTGTCCGCATCTATGAATGTTGGTAGAACCGTGGTCCGTTCGTACCTGAGAAAACTCAACTCGAATGTTTATAACTCTAGAACTACCAGTAGTAAAATAGCTGCAAGTCTTAGGAATCATGAATTCAACAATGTTATGGTTAACAAAGCCGAATCCTGGTAGATAGACAAAGCAGGACTGCCGATGTGGCAGACCACGTGTCTGCATACGCTCTATAGGTGTTCCTGATTTGTTGGAAATAATGTTGATGCATAAATCCCTACCTCTTTAGTCTCATCAGGGTCAGAGTGGTCCACAGTCAGAGAGAGGTCATTCTGCAAGTACTGCAGGGCACTCAGTGGTTCAGTCTGAGCCTTTTCCTCAAACCTGCAAATAGTGCAAGAGTCGAGAATtaacaggtgtcaaacaagttccccttatttaaggataaatgcagaaaaggttgtcctgtgcatttctctctaaaaatcagagtaaaatgggTTGTTCAGAACAACAGCATACTTTGATTCCAAAGTagattagagatgggaaaacatacaaagaagtgcagaaaataataggctgctctgctaaaataccaaatcatttttaagcttaaaatagagaccaaaaccagaaagaattaaaagaaaacggaaaactaccattcaaatggatcgaagaataacaaaactgactcaaagaacatctaaagttacctgttagtactgttactattagaagatgGCTATGTAAAGCCAAGCTATCAGTAAGAAGCCcccgcaaagtcccattgttgaaaaTAGACATGTgatgaagaggttacagttcgccaaagaacgcattgactggcctaaagagaaatggtgcaatatattttgtggactgatgaaagcaagattgtcctttttgggtctagaggccgcagacagtttgtcaggtgaaccccaaacactgaattcaagccacagtacactgtttttattatttaagggatcatttattacatttcagggatcatagatcaatttgagtacatcaaaatacttaaagaggtcatgttgcctaATGCCAAAGAGGAAAggcccttgaaatgggtgtttcaacaagacaacgaccttaaacacaccagtaagcgagcagcatgtgtcacatttttcttcattttgtgattcagaatataacgtgcagggtgtccaatgcatttaagtgatttaaattaaaagttattatatggatatggagctttactcactttttttttttttttttttttttacacactgctattattttaaacaccacTGCATTTACATGTGCAGTTTGTAGCAGCTTCCCATAGGAAGGAGTTTTTAGGAAAGTCTGTCTGGAAATATATTCATATGCTACGCCGTAGTCTCATAATACCTTGCTTTAGagaagcagtgttttttttttgtgtttttgtgtttgtttttattgtagaTTAAAGTGTTAGATGAATAGGAAGACCATTTATCTTTGATGTCTAGGACCATTGTTAACTAGCTTAAATGTTTACTTGTTAACCTAAATGTTTAGGTTAAATATTTACTTCTCTGTTAATATAGAGGCAGTtaattatttgtgtttaataacaGTCAATAACAAGTATTtaaacactactactactaaccAAGACATGCCTATTATCCTTGGAGAACAAATAACTCAAGTGGACCAGCAGAGGGAGCTACCTACACAGAAATAATTCTGACTCATGGAAAAGTACAGCTCTACTTCAATCTGATTTAGTGCCAAAAATAAAACGCATTGACTACAGCCCTAATTACGAAACACTGCAGAAACAAAGCTgctgacacaaaaaaaaaagacatatccAAAATAACTATTTTACACCCTAATCAACCATACCACTTTACATTAACTAAGTGTTAATGTAAAGTGAATAAAGAATGTATGTTAATTGTgtctacaaataaaaaagccaGGTACTGTACAATGGTTTGCCCTCTGCTTATTTGCCTTGCTTGCCAAATAGCTAACCAGGTTTCTGGAGAATGTACCCGGAACATGCAAATAAATTTAACAAGATTCAGCCACTGTTGGGAAAAGAGAGATCTCCTGTAAATATTTATACCAAGTGTTGCTGCATTCTCAAATTGTAACAATTAGAAGGGGATTAATTTCTTACAGCAGAAGCACTGGCTGTGAGGCAACCCAGAATTATAATAATGCACCTCTTCTACTAATGTTAGTAGTCTATAGTAACAACAACCCCGTGACAGCATAAtttctctgattttttttttttcttttttgcggGGGATATTATTTAATGAGGGAAAAATGCATGTATgccttgcaaaaaaataaaggtcAGTTTTAGACAGACCAAACGATTGGCCCCTCAACAACTAAGAAGTTTGAactttaagtgatctccatttgtGATATTTGCTGGACCACATCACTGATAAAAACTTGCATtgttagtaaaaaataaaattaaaaaaatcatcagtagcaatcagagctatgtttaatacaaaaattaaGAGAATTTCCACATTCACAGGATGGCGAGAATTCAGGATTAAACAGATGTGTGgatataagaaaaccacttgttagtgagactaatcagaaaataagtctccagtttgttagggagcataaagattggactttggagaaatggaaaaaggtcatgtggtcttatGAGCCCAGGCTGAtgctattccagagtgatgtgtgtgtcagggtaagaagggaagcccATGAATTGATGTATCCATCGTGCATCCTGGCCACTGTACACTGTTTTATgacctggggttgcttcagttggtctggtctaggctcagcaataaaatgaagtcagttgatcacctgaatgtactgatgAACAGGTCATCACGTTtatggagtgttttttttttcctgacgacatgggcatattccaggactcaaagttgttgtgggagcatgaggaatcatttgcACATATCGCAAgaactggccaccacactgTGCACCATCATCATAGCTAAAGGTGatgtttgtgtttcttgtttgtttgtttttggcctGGCAGTGTATAGGTCTAGAACTGT contains the following coding sequences:
- the podxl gene encoding podocalyxin, which translates into the protein MAVTPNSNGTKCEKICALLFEINGGTGNCTMNGYEIEKHFKVKSIQPLPSEKEAVTPKKNDSEPTEQPDADSNMTLIAVLASCGALALILIAFAVYCSYHRLSYRKNQQHLTEELQTVENGYHDNPTLEVMEVQPEVQEKKLPLEKKLVLNGEFNDSWIVPFDNLGKDDIPDEEEDTHL